A DNA window from Paenibacillus andongensis contains the following coding sequences:
- a CDS encoding sulfite oxidase, whose translation MVTLLYSPHLITRRIMPENQEFPMLSLSSRITPEHLFYIRNHFPYPHVDMRTWGLSIEGCVNKPRYFRYHELLKMPQVTLPVTLECVGDKRSFFQPKTRGEQWGLGAISHAVWTGVRLQDLLLAADVQRHAHEVTFEGMDKGVRTDMPGVFSYKRSLSLEHSLHPDTIVALYMNGKPLPYRHGYPARLIVPGWYGMASVKWLHRIVVIEENFQGPYQVVDYVYDRKPLTPSSPEPVSTIRLNSTIAEPTDQEVLAKGENWVWGTAISGRDPVDLVEISTDNGNTWLAASWMDQYEAYSWRRWCWKWRVTESGTYDLKVRAKDTAGNMQSEMADWNVKGYGYNAIQHIRVYVN comes from the coding sequence ATGGTTACATTGTTGTATTCGCCTCATTTGATCACACGAAGAATCATGCCGGAAAATCAAGAATTTCCCATGCTGTCACTTTCCAGTCGAATTACACCCGAACATCTGTTTTATATACGAAACCATTTTCCATATCCCCATGTAGACATGCGCACTTGGGGACTTTCTATCGAGGGATGTGTAAACAAACCAAGGTATTTTCGATATCATGAGCTATTAAAAATGCCTCAAGTTACACTACCTGTAACGCTTGAGTGTGTTGGAGATAAGAGGTCGTTTTTTCAACCGAAAACTCGCGGTGAGCAATGGGGACTAGGGGCAATTAGTCATGCGGTTTGGACAGGGGTTCGTCTTCAAGATTTATTGCTTGCAGCGGACGTTCAAAGGCATGCACATGAAGTGACTTTCGAGGGTATGGATAAGGGCGTTCGAACGGATATGCCAGGCGTTTTTTCCTATAAAAGAAGTTTATCTCTCGAACACTCTTTGCATCCTGATACGATTGTAGCCCTTTACATGAATGGAAAACCCTTGCCCTACCGGCACGGTTATCCAGCTAGATTAATTGTTCCAGGATGGTATGGAATGGCGTCGGTCAAATGGCTTCACCGTATCGTCGTTATAGAGGAAAACTTTCAAGGGCCTTACCAAGTCGTAGATTATGTCTATGATCGAAAACCATTAACGCCATCCTCTCCCGAGCCGGTTTCAACCATTCGTCTCAATTCGACCATTGCGGAGCCAACAGACCAAGAGGTATTGGCTAAAGGGGAGAATTGGGTATGGGGGACAGCCATATCTGGCAGAGATCCAGTTGATCTGGTAGAGATAAGTACTGACAATGGAAATACCTGGCTGGCAGCATCTTGGATGGATCAATATGAAGCTTATTCTTGGAGGCGTTGGTGCTGGAAGTGGAGGGTAACTGAATCCGGGACCTACGACTTGAAAGTCAGAGCTAAAGATACAGCAGGTAACATGCAAAGTGAAATGGCAGATTGGAATGTAAAAGGTTACGGGTATAATGCGATTCAGCATATACGTGTTTATGTTAACTGA
- a CDS encoding SIMPL domain-containing protein — translation MCNYPVNKSVSFPHQKCPPTIEVIGMGTTYATPDRALLVLGAITEGPVLPAVQAENARIVTTIIQSLLKLNIPREKIQTYDFGIEMQYDYQEGKQIFRGYKVTHLLQITNDKVELTGIIVDTAVSSGANNITDIKFTTSTPEIYENQALSLAIRNARQKAVTIANSLGVTLFTVPCQIQEIKGTAEPIPYATAMLSKSTVSPIQPGQLTIYANVRVWYLYADR, via the coding sequence ATGTGCAATTATCCAGTTAATAAATCGGTCTCTTTTCCTCATCAAAAATGCCCACCTACCATAGAAGTAATAGGTATGGGAACCACGTATGCAACTCCCGACAGGGCGTTATTAGTGCTGGGAGCCATAACCGAAGGACCTGTCTTACCTGCTGTCCAAGCCGAAAACGCTAGAATCGTAACCACTATCATTCAGTCCTTATTAAAACTAAACATCCCTAGGGAAAAGATACAAACATACGATTTTGGAATTGAAATGCAGTACGATTATCAAGAAGGGAAGCAAATTTTTCGAGGCTATAAAGTGACCCATCTCTTACAAATCACCAACGATAAAGTGGAACTAACAGGAATTATCGTTGACACCGCCGTTTCCAGTGGCGCCAATAACATCACCGACATTAAGTTTACGACTTCAACGCCAGAAATTTACGAGAATCAGGCATTATCGCTTGCCATTCGAAACGCCCGTCAAAAGGCTGTGACCATCGCTAATTCACTAGGAGTTACCCTTTTCACAGTCCCGTGTCAAATCCAAGAAATTAAAGGAACCGCCGAACCTATCCCCTATGCAACCGCCATGCTTTCCAAAAGTACCGTCTCCCCAATCCAACCAGGACAATTAACGATATATGCCAATGTGCGCGTGTGGTATCTATACGCTGACCGATAA
- a CDS encoding cupin domain-containing protein: MDKKRTCRLIRSSRTYHGKQGLDYAEAISKESVDAQGICMHLLTIPPGKRAKAHLHQDHETAIYMLQGKSAMWYGENLEQHMELDAGDFLYIPPGMPHLPYNPSDTESCTALIARTDPNEQESVLLLPELEAVWQKKQLLAE; encoded by the coding sequence GTGGATAAAAAGCGTACTTGTCGACTCATCCGTTCATCTCGAACTTATCATGGAAAACAAGGGCTTGATTACGCCGAAGCCATCTCCAAGGAAAGCGTTGATGCTCAAGGGATCTGTATGCATTTATTAACTATTCCACCAGGAAAAAGAGCGAAGGCTCACCTGCATCAAGATCATGAGACAGCCATTTATATGCTGCAAGGAAAATCCGCCATGTGGTATGGTGAGAACCTTGAGCAGCATATGGAATTAGATGCGGGAGACTTTCTTTACATTCCACCAGGGATGCCACATCTCCCCTATAATCCCAGTGATACGGAGTCCTGCACAGCTCTGATTGCCCGTACGGATCCTAATGAACAGGAGAGTGTCCTCCTTCTTCCGGAACTCGAAGCCGTGTGGCAGAAGAAACAATTATTAGCAGAATAG
- a CDS encoding collagen-like protein, translating to MARRRTLSSVDNDIQALKRDVRKLEQPITSDRLASRAVTRRELSPRSVIGSKIARRAITLDKLAPSVVNNITSNVVQLISTGALSAATAASQANDAVGPQGPVGLQGPAGVQGPTGPQGPVGLQGLQGPQGEEGPAGPAGATGATGPTGDQGIQGIQGLEGPTGMTGPSGIVDVRFAGSNVPVPFIIIQGSGDATSELILPPITLLANQVVKLDAFANINFIVVQNYSVDSSISRNQGDTVTSDNAAMIQNQDQPFFPQAAVTTSLTWVDNPGPGTYNYSFTIIGSANGITDASINSRGLTAMVITVT from the coding sequence TTGGCTAGAAGACGAACGTTATCAAGCGTAGATAATGATATACAAGCTTTGAAGAGAGATGTTAGGAAGCTTGAACAGCCAATAACATCAGACAGATTAGCAAGTAGGGCGGTAACAAGAAGGGAGCTTTCTCCAAGATCTGTTATTGGATCCAAGATAGCTAGGAGGGCCATCACATTAGACAAACTTGCTCCCAGCGTCGTTAATAATATCACATCAAACGTTGTGCAATTGATCAGTACTGGTGCATTAAGCGCAGCAACAGCTGCTAGTCAAGCAAATGACGCTGTCGGACCCCAGGGACCGGTGGGGCTCCAAGGGCCGGCGGGAGTTCAAGGACCGACAGGTCCACAAGGTCCGGTAGGACTTCAGGGTTTACAAGGTCCACAAGGAGAAGAAGGTCCCGCGGGACCGGCTGGAGCAACAGGAGCGACAGGACCAACAGGTGATCAAGGAATCCAAGGCATACAAGGTCTCGAGGGTCCGACGGGGATGACGGGTCCTTCTGGAATTGTCGATGTTCGATTCGCAGGAAGCAATGTACCGGTTCCATTTATCATTATCCAAGGATCGGGAGACGCTACGTCAGAGTTAATTCTACCGCCAATTACATTGCTAGCTAATCAGGTAGTCAAATTAGATGCATTTGCGAATATTAATTTTATCGTCGTTCAAAATTATTCGGTGGATAGCTCCATTTCCAGAAATCAAGGGGACACTGTTACATCGGATAATGCTGCAATGATCCAAAATCAGGATCAGCCCTTTTTTCCGCAAGCAGCTGTTACGACTTCTCTAACTTGGGTGGATAATCCAGGTCCAGGAACCTATAATTATTCGTTTACAATTATAGGTTCAGCTAACGGTATAACTGATGCTTCAATAAATAGCAGGGGATTAACCGCCATGGTTATTACCGTAACATAG
- a CDS encoding low temperature requirement protein A: MNQHTSESQQNSAFAEKKVTWLELFYDLLFVAAVSKASHVLLNVENGSIPVEYLAKFVLIFVPIWWAWVGQSLFVNRFGRDILSHRIFLILQLFFVLIMTASLSVNFDQYYVPFLIGYIGLRAMTAIQYLSVHKKEESHRKTAARYLGSRFWIGLVISACSLFFDSWFRYAVLYAGIIVDILLPLIGRHYLVKSPINTHHLLERFSLFTLILLGESVISILAVLQSSDWTWPSILFASMTFLLIIAMWWQYFDNVEKKVNKTLETAGQTIIYGHLFIYLSMCMIAASIQLLFLKQLNYSFMLSFIFGSVLLYFFSTTLVFHKYRHAHLRLGIYHFVLLVGLLGIFFTVDLFLLLPNYMIIGEVMLFFGVYAKLTT; the protein is encoded by the coding sequence ATGAATCAACACACATCGGAATCTCAACAAAACTCTGCTTTTGCTGAGAAGAAAGTGACCTGGCTGGAACTTTTCTATGATCTGCTTTTTGTAGCGGCAGTTTCGAAGGCTAGTCATGTTTTATTAAATGTCGAAAATGGATCCATTCCAGTTGAATACTTAGCCAAATTCGTTCTCATCTTTGTTCCGATCTGGTGGGCTTGGGTGGGGCAATCCCTCTTTGTGAACCGGTTTGGACGAGATATCTTATCTCACCGAATATTTCTGATTCTACAATTATTTTTTGTACTCATCATGACGGCCAGTCTATCGGTTAATTTTGACCAATACTATGTTCCATTCTTAATAGGCTATATTGGTTTAAGAGCGATGACAGCCATCCAATATCTTTCGGTACATAAAAAAGAAGAATCACATAGAAAGACTGCTGCCCGATATTTAGGGAGTCGCTTTTGGATTGGATTAGTAATATCTGCTTGCTCACTTTTCTTCGACTCATGGTTTCGTTATGCCGTTTTGTATGCGGGAATTATTGTAGATATCTTGCTCCCGTTAATAGGTCGACACTATTTGGTAAAAAGCCCTATAAATACGCATCATCTTTTAGAACGGTTCTCGTTGTTTACACTCATTCTTTTAGGTGAATCCGTAATCAGTATACTTGCAGTCTTGCAGTCTAGTGACTGGACGTGGCCATCTATTTTATTTGCATCAATGACTTTTTTATTAATTATTGCTATGTGGTGGCAATATTTTGACAACGTTGAAAAGAAAGTGAATAAGACATTAGAAACTGCCGGACAAACCATCATATATGGCCATTTATTCATTTATTTATCCATGTGTATGATTGCAGCGTCGATCCAATTGTTATTTTTGAAACAATTAAATTATTCTTTTATGCTAAGTTTTATTTTTGGATCTGTACTGCTTTACTTTTTCTCAACCACGTTGGTTTTCCATAAATATCGACACGCACATCTAAGACTAGGTATCTATCATTTCGTGTTATTAGTAGGGTTACTTGGGATTTTTTTCACGGTGGATTTGTTTTTGCTTTTGCCAAATTACATGATTATTGGAGAAGTGATGCTGTTTTTTGGTGTATATGCGAAATTAACGACTTGA
- a CDS encoding stalk domain-containing protein, protein MKIRTGFLYGAKFTLLTMMMLRAASAHAEVNLPPSVLLDGHPLTFQTPPVIENGYSLVPMRPIFEAEGAKVSWDESTRTVTAIKDNVVLTYRIGETVAYKNQEKLDMPVSGKIIDGFTMVPVRFISEALGNLVKWHEYSRSITISSAHDYETTIEYGVNLRDSPAKNTDTQVLRILPKNERIHVIREIDANWLEVQTKDNSIGFISAAPMYTDYASPAVAEKQADELIAFGSKFLGTPYEFGAASGQTNTFDCSSFVRYVFKQVLSIDLPRVSYDQAQKGKEIGIDQIRKGDLLFFSARGLDIGHVGIYAGDGKILQTYSKELGVHITDFDEKWKKRFVTARRLF, encoded by the coding sequence ATGAAGATTAGAACCGGTTTCCTTTACGGGGCCAAATTTACACTGCTAACCATGATGATGCTCCGTGCAGCGTCGGCACATGCTGAAGTGAATCTGCCACCTTCTGTACTTCTCGACGGGCATCCGCTGACCTTTCAGACTCCTCCCGTGATCGAAAACGGCTATAGCCTCGTTCCGATGCGTCCCATTTTTGAAGCTGAGGGTGCAAAAGTTTCTTGGGATGAAAGCACACGAACGGTTACTGCCATTAAAGATAACGTCGTCCTTACATACCGAATCGGAGAAACAGTCGCTTATAAAAACCAAGAAAAGCTGGATATGCCCGTGTCAGGCAAAATTATCGACGGGTTTACCATGGTTCCAGTACGATTTATTAGCGAAGCATTAGGCAATCTTGTGAAATGGCATGAATATTCCCGTTCAATTACCATTTCATCCGCTCATGACTATGAAACCACGATCGAATACGGCGTCAACCTGCGTGACTCTCCAGCAAAAAATACGGATACCCAAGTGCTCCGAATTCTTCCGAAAAACGAGAGAATCCACGTGATCCGAGAAATCGACGCAAATTGGTTGGAGGTGCAGACCAAAGACAATTCAATTGGTTTCATCTCGGCTGCACCGATGTATACCGATTACGCAAGTCCGGCTGTAGCCGAAAAGCAAGCCGATGAGTTGATCGCTTTCGGATCCAAATTCTTGGGAACACCTTACGAATTCGGTGCCGCTTCCGGCCAAACCAATACGTTCGATTGCTCATCATTTGTCCGATATGTTTTTAAACAAGTCCTGTCCATCGATCTTCCGCGTGTCTCCTACGACCAAGCCCAGAAAGGGAAAGAAATCGGAATCGACCAAATACGCAAAGGCGATCTGCTGTTCTTCAGCGCTCGGGGGCTCGATATCGGCCACGTAGGCATCTATGCGGGTGATGGGAAAATCCTTCAAACTTATTCGAAAGAGCTCGGCGTTCACATCACAGATTTCGATGAAAAATGGAAAAAGCGTTTTGTTACGGCCAGGAGATTATTCTAA
- a CDS encoding class I SAM-dependent methyltransferase yields MDPGVKATLKLSYDQHARSRDGVSVQSWKVEEMDRFLAWLQSVDKGSGQRILDLGSGPGHQAIYLKNHGCEVTCVDLSDEMVNICREKGLEAFVMDFYSLDLESESFDAIWTMNALLHVPKDSFLQVLSNMERVLKPDGILYLGLYGGFESEGIWENDTYRPQRFFAFYEDKHIQRKISEVFDIEYFSVLPMEGTQVDYQSIFAKKKKSNLFSGPK; encoded by the coding sequence ATGGATCCTGGGGTAAAAGCAACGCTCAAGTTGAGCTATGATCAACATGCCCGATCAAGGGATGGGGTTTCAGTTCAGTCGTGGAAAGTAGAGGAGATGGATCGTTTTTTGGCTTGGCTGCAGTCAGTTGACAAGGGTAGTGGGCAACGGATTTTAGATCTTGGAAGCGGTCCTGGCCATCAAGCGATTTATTTGAAAAATCATGGATGCGAAGTCACATGCGTTGATTTATCCGATGAGATGGTGAACATTTGCCGGGAAAAAGGACTTGAAGCCTTCGTTATGGATTTCTACTCCTTGGATTTGGAGTCAGAGTCGTTTGACGCTATTTGGACGATGAATGCTCTGCTTCATGTACCTAAGGATAGCTTCCTGCAAGTTCTGTCCAATATGGAGCGAGTGCTGAAGCCAGATGGTATCTTGTACTTGGGCCTTTATGGCGGATTCGAAAGCGAAGGGATTTGGGAGAATGACACGTATAGACCTCAGCGGTTTTTCGCCTTCTATGAAGATAAGCATATTCAGAGAAAAATAAGTGAAGTATTCGACATTGAATACTTTTCAGTTCTACCGATGGAGGGCACGCAGGTCGATTACCAATCGATCTTTGCCAAGAAAAAGAAATCGAACCTTTTCTCAGGACCGAAGTAG